The following are encoded together in the Bradyrhizobium sp. CCGUVB1N3 genome:
- a CDS encoding bifunctional 2-polyprenyl-6-hydroxyphenol methylase/3-demethylubiquinol 3-O-methyltransferase UbiG, with amino-acid sequence MSQPVSGTEGYAEEAGELFTRYENIRSADAHRAVLHLMPSSPRRVLDIGAGTGRDAAWFADMGHHVVAVEPTDALRLGAIARHPSPAIEWLNDSLPDLALLRRRNATFDLVMLTAVWMHLDIEQRRRAMPNLASRVADDGMVIMTLRHGPVPPGRRMFEVSPDETTELVRPYGLQLMLNVHSESIQAANRPAGVSWSTIALVKANST; translated from the coding sequence ATGTCACAACCGGTCAGCGGCACCGAAGGCTATGCAGAAGAAGCAGGCGAACTTTTCACGCGCTATGAGAACATTCGGTCCGCCGACGCCCATCGCGCGGTGCTGCACCTCATGCCCTCTTCGCCGCGTCGCGTGCTCGACATCGGCGCCGGCACGGGACGTGATGCGGCGTGGTTTGCCGACATGGGCCATCACGTTGTCGCGGTCGAGCCGACCGATGCCTTGCGGCTGGGCGCCATTGCGCGACATCCCTCGCCCGCCATCGAATGGCTGAACGACAGCCTGCCCGATCTTGCGCTCCTGCGCCGCCGCAACGCGACCTTCGACTTGGTGATGCTCACCGCGGTCTGGATGCATCTCGACATCGAGCAGCGTCGCCGCGCCATGCCGAATCTCGCCTCGCGGGTCGCAGACGACGGCATGGTCATCATGACTCTGCGTCACGGCCCGGTGCCACCCGGCCGGCGCATGTTCGAGGTTTCGCCGGATGAAACGACCGAGCTGGTACGGCCGTATGGCCTGCAGCTGATGCTCAACGTGCATTCGGAATCGATCCAGGCGGCAAACCGTCCCGCCGGCGTCAGCTGGAGCACCATTGCGCTGGTGAAGGCGAACTCGACCTAA
- a CDS encoding MarR family winged helix-turn-helix transcriptional regulator has product MIERNLDRAIKDFIWNVVEIHSQLEEIHKSWAELLGITEPQWLILMAIDELDDGGQGVAGIDVANKLRIHPAFVTNQTKSLEKDGFLSRATRADDARYVLMSLTTKAQAEIAKLAKRKLALNSTMFNEFDEKTLADINVALTTIAKNARLASRLLAIDIS; this is encoded by the coding sequence ATGATCGAGAGAAACCTCGACCGGGCAATCAAGGATTTCATCTGGAATGTGGTGGAGATCCACTCTCAATTGGAGGAGATCCATAAGAGCTGGGCCGAACTCCTCGGCATCACGGAACCGCAATGGCTGATTCTGATGGCCATCGACGAGTTGGATGATGGGGGACAGGGCGTGGCTGGAATCGATGTCGCGAACAAGTTGCGGATTCATCCGGCGTTCGTCACCAATCAGACGAAGAGTCTCGAGAAGGACGGCTTCCTGTCGCGCGCGACTCGTGCAGACGACGCACGTTACGTCTTGATGTCTCTTACCACCAAGGCACAAGCTGAAATTGCGAAGCTCGCCAAGAGGAAGCTTGCTCTAAACTCGACTATGTTCAACGAGTTCGACGAGAAAACCCTGGCAGACATCAACGTCGCGCTGACGACGATTGCGAAGAATGCGCGGTTGGCGTCCAGATTGCTAGCCATAGATATCTCGTGA
- a CDS encoding S9 family peptidase gives MDGDLWLRASLSDASAGLARVRNSAAAFLEEFSASASKEKKEHWILNWMTAGDRHRASAELAAKDNLPDRASEFWLCALTAFEVARQLACPENSSGAVLADRIEGSLRSFESCAPDRVERVEIELFEGVLLAGYFLPAARSEQPAPAVIFVSDEESPAESIVSRLLPAVNDRNLSVLVVSGDDASKHRLFKPEAFLASWLNYLECRSDVDAGRIAVSGERTAAGYAARIAASDRRIVAAVCDGGLWASLRHRASVGWMTGIWDTAGDRTRTSSLQLVRRMRCPVLIVAGSRALFDQQSALELQADCKLAGLDCSVAVHQASGELENFVTKDDLVLDWLERKLRSRG, from the coding sequence ATGGACGGTGATTTGTGGCTGCGGGCATCCTTGAGCGACGCGAGCGCTGGCCTCGCACGCGTGCGAAACAGTGCTGCTGCGTTTCTTGAGGAATTTTCTGCTTCTGCTTCCAAAGAGAAGAAGGAGCATTGGATTCTCAATTGGATGACGGCTGGTGATCGGCATCGCGCATCGGCCGAACTCGCAGCCAAGGACAACCTGCCGGATAGAGCCAGTGAATTCTGGCTTTGCGCCCTGACTGCGTTTGAAGTGGCGAGACAACTGGCTTGTCCGGAGAATTCATCCGGCGCCGTACTTGCGGACAGGATCGAGGGGAGTCTCAGAAGCTTTGAATCTTGTGCGCCTGATCGGGTGGAGCGAGTAGAGATCGAGCTTTTCGAGGGAGTGCTTCTTGCCGGGTATTTTCTGCCGGCGGCGCGTTCCGAACAACCGGCACCTGCGGTCATTTTCGTTAGCGACGAGGAGTCTCCGGCCGAGTCGATCGTGAGTCGGCTATTGCCCGCCGTCAACGATCGTAATCTGTCGGTTCTCGTCGTGAGCGGAGACGATGCATCAAAACATCGTCTGTTCAAGCCCGAAGCCTTCTTGGCGAGTTGGCTAAATTATCTGGAATGCCGATCGGACGTTGATGCCGGCCGAATTGCTGTCAGCGGCGAGAGAACGGCCGCCGGCTATGCAGCGCGGATCGCCGCATCCGATCGCAGGATAGTGGCCGCCGTATGCGACGGCGGCCTTTGGGCATCGCTCCGACATCGAGCCAGCGTGGGCTGGATGACGGGAATATGGGACACGGCCGGCGATCGTACGCGAACGTCAAGTCTGCAGTTGGTCCGCCGAATGCGGTGCCCGGTCTTGATCGTTGCGGGTAGCCGAGCGCTGTTCGACCAGCAGAGCGCTCTTGAGCTGCAAGCCGACTGCAAGCTTGCCGGATTGGATTGTTCCGTTGCAGTACATCAAGCCTCTGGCGAGCTTGAGAATTTCGTCACAAAGGACGACCTCGTTCTTGATTGGCTTGAGCGGAAGCTGCGGTCACGCGGGTAG